A part of Notolabrus celidotus isolate fNotCel1 chromosome 21, fNotCel1.pri, whole genome shotgun sequence genomic DNA contains:
- the LOC117804670 gene encoding potassium voltage-gated channel subfamily A member 1 yields the protein MTSQDPDSITVTVDGCRMEIALVSFENGGAKGSGGGGGNNAEESCRNALDVPQSGFVQSGLGEDFGKELNTRGSTPLPQQNLHQSPWKINDMNNTFSCSENAMDALLRADHSPHLFDEDLLDMDMDAESNERVLINIAGLRYETQLGTLNQFPDTLLGDPAKRIKYFDPLRNEYFFDRNRPSFDGILYFYQSGGKIRRPVNVSIDVFADEIRFYQLGEEAMERFREDEGFIKEEEKPLPQNEFQKQVWLIFEYPESSSPARGIAIVSVIVITISIITFCLETLPEFRDERELPVNSRMDNSTAPRPSLTFTDPFFIIETTCVIWFTFELFVRFFACPSKSEFSKTVMNIIDIMSIMPYFITVGTELAEQQGQEHQNGQQAMSLAILRVIRLVRVFRIFKLSRHSKGLQILGQTLKASMRELGLLIFFLFIGVILFSSAVFFAEADEPESHFSSIPDAFWWAVVTMTTVGYGDMRPVTVGGKIVGSLCAIAGVLTIALPVPVIVSNFNYFYHRETDQDQSSLKDDANSGRDSPELKRKGSKSSTKSQDMENNDASAASVEKANIKANSSMDFKRSLYAFCLDTRETDL from the exons ATGACCTCCCAGGACCCAGACAGTATAACAG TAACTGTGGATGGCTGCAGAATGGAGATAGCCTTGGTGAGTTTTGAGAACGGCGGCGCCAAAGGGAGCGGCGGTGGAGGAGGCAATAATGCCGAGGAGAGCTGCCGGAACGCACTGGACGTCCCTCAGTCGGGCTTCGTTCAAAGTGGACTCGGAGAGGATTTCGGGAAAGAGCTGAACACCCGGGGGAGTACTCCGCTCCCACAGCAGAATCTCCATCAGAGCCCGTGGAAAATCAACGACATGAACAACACTTTCAGCTGCAGCGAGAACGCCATGGATGCGCTTTTACGCGCGGACCACAGTCCTCATCTGTTCGATGAGGACCTGCTGGACATGGACATGGACGCTGAAAGCAACGAGAGGGTGCTCATCAACATAGCCGGGCTTAGGTATGAGACACAGCTGGGCACTCTGAACCAGTTCCCGGACACTTTGCTTGGAGACCCTGCAAAGAGGATAAAATACTTCGACCCGCTCCGGAACGAGTACTTCTTCGACCGAAACAGACCGAGTTTTGATGGGATTCTGTATTTTTATCAGTCTGGGGGGAAGATCCGGAGACCAGTTAATGTGTCCATAGATGTGTTCGCGGATGAGATTAGGTTTTATCAGCTGGGGGAGGAGGCCATGGAGAGGTTCAGGGAGGATGAAGGCTTtataaaagaggaggaaaagccTCTGCCCCAGAACGAGTTCCAGAAGCAGGTTTGGCTCATATTCGAGTATCCGGAGAGCTCCAGTCCGGCGCGGGGTATCGCCATCGTGTCCGTGATCGTTATCACCATATCCATCATCACCTTCTGCCTGGAGACGCTGCCGGAGTTCAGGGACGAGAGGGAGCTGCCAGTGAACAGCCGGATGGACAACAGCACCGCGCCACGGCCGTCCCTCACTTTCACGGACCCCTTCTTCATCATCGAGACCACATGCGTCATCTGGTTCACTTTCGAGCTGTTCGTGCGCTTCTTCGCGTGCCCAAGCAAGTCCGAGTTCTCCAAGACCGTCATGAACATCATCGACATCATGTCCATCATGCCTTACTTCATCACAGTGGGCACGGAGCTCGCGGAGCAGCAGGGCCAAGAGCACCAGAACGGACAGCAGGCCATGAGTCTGGCCATCCTCAGGGTCATCCGCTTGGTCCGGGTCTTCAGGATCTTTAAACTCTCCAGGCACTCAAAGGGGCTCCAAATCCTGGGTCAGACTTTAAAGGCCAGTATGCGCGAGCTCGGCTTGCttatcttcttcctcttcattggAGTCATCCTCTTCTCCAGCGCGGTGTTCTTCGCAGAGGCGGACGAGCCGGAGTCGCACTTTTCCAGCATCCCGGATGCCTTCTGGTGGGCCgtagtcaccatgacaactgtgGGCTACGGAGACATGAGGCCGGTCACGGTCGGGGGTAAGATAGTGGGCTCTCTGTGCGCCATCGCCGGCGTGCTCACCATCGCACTGCCTGTGCCCGTCATCGTGTCTAACTTTAACTACTTCTACCACCGAGAGACGGACCAAGATCAGTCCTCTCTGAAGGATGATGCTAACAGCGGCCGGGACAGTCCTGAACTCAAGCGCAAGGGAAGTAAATCTTCCACCAAGTCGCAGGACATGGAGAACAACGACGCGTCTGCAGCTTCGGTTGAGAAAGCGAACATCAAAGCGAACAGCAGCATGGACTTCAAGAGATCCCTTTACGCGTTCTGCCTGGACACGCGGGAGACAGACCTGTAG